The sequence below is a genomic window from Streptomyces sp. V1I1.
AGGCGGCCACATCGGCTCCGGTGGAGGTGATCACGCGGGCCGTGAAGGTCGAGGCGTTGAAGCCGTGGTCGACGGTGGAGACGAGGTACTGCTCGATCGCCCGAGCCCGCGCCGGTTCCGGCTCGGAACCGGTCAGCATGTAGAGGTAGTTGGCGGCGTACGACAGGTCGTCACGCGGTTCGACCGGCTCCAGTCCCTGGCCCAGCCGGTACAGCGCGGTGAGCAGCGTCGGCACCGTCGCACACGCGGCGAGCGCGTCCGTCCGTCGACGGTCGGTGTCGAGGTCGTACACCGGGCGCAGCCCCGCGGAAGCTCCCAGCAGGGAGAGCGCGGTGCGCAGTCCGGCGAGCGGCCCGGACAGCGCGCACGAGCGGGCTATGGCGGGCAGTGCGGCGCGGACGTCGTCGGGCAGATGACGCAGGGACGCGGTGTACTCCACGAAGGCCGCACGCTGCGCCGCGTCCGGCAGCTCGCCATAGAACATCAGATGCCATACGTCCTCGAAGCCGCGCTTCTCGGCGAGTTCGACGGCCGAGTACTGGCGGTAGTGGTAGAAGCCCTCGCGCCCTCTGACGTCACCCAGCTCGGTGTCGGTGACAACGACGCCCGCGAGTCCGCGCGGTACGTCGACGGGTGCGGTGGTTCCGGTGCTCTGCATGGTGTCCTCCCTGAACTTGATCCGACTGTCCATGCTTGACACGATCACTGTCAATATTGATTGAATCAACATATGTACGGTGACGGCATGACGGACCACGCAGCGGACGGCGAGCGGCTGACCACCAAGGAGGCGGCCGCACGGCTCGGCGTGAAACCCGAGACGGTGTACGCGTATGTCAGCCGCGGCCAGCTCTCCAGCAGGCGCGATCCCAGCGGCCGCGGCAGCACCTTCGACGCCAATGAGGTCGACGCGCTCTCCCGCAAGGGCCGACGGGAGCCCGCTTCCGTCGGCGACGTCACTCAGCGGATCCGCACCCGCATCACGCTGATCGACAAGGACCGCTACTACTTCCGGGGCGTCGACGCCACCGAACTCG
It includes:
- a CDS encoding citrate synthase → MDSRIKFREDTMQSTGTTAPVDVPRGLAGVVVTDTELGDVRGREGFYHYRQYSAVELAEKRGFEDVWHLMFYGELPDAAQRAAFVEYTASLRHLPDDVRAALPAIARSCALSGPLAGLRTALSLLGASAGLRPVYDLDTDRRRTDALAACATVPTLLTALYRLGQGLEPVEPRDDLSYAANYLYMLTGSEPEPARARAIEQYLVSTVDHGFNASTFTARVITSTGADVAACLVGAIGALSGPLHGGAPSRALDTLDAIGTPERIDPWIRERVLAGERIMGFGHPVYRTEDPRSRMLRGIAESFGEPLVEFAVQVEARVEAILAELKPGRELHTNVEFYAGVVMELCGLPREMFTPTFCAARVVGWSANILEQAADSKIIRPAARYVGPPPPQPVPAVS